The following are encoded together in the Oncorhynchus nerka isolate Pitt River linkage group LG25, Oner_Uvic_2.0, whole genome shotgun sequence genome:
- the LOC115109468 gene encoding NACHT, LRR and PYD domains-containing protein 12-like yields MSLSAEREEGDSFSKNILSGEKEEQERPVSPVPSCVSMKSDMSIDPPFNFSKEPLSSEQWVHQERPASPVTSCVSMKSDMSIDPPYNFSKEPLSSEQWVHQERPASPVTSCVSMKSDQSMGRSINFSSEQGVHQERPVSPVTSCVSMKSDQSMGPPINFSSEQGIQQERPVSPVPSCLSMKSDKSMDLPKRFSNEPLMSNKRVPPLPQQRQDCPPSCTVSMEPYEGANVFPVDQKMHQNVSAEAEIQEKLKSTLKKRFQCVFEGLAQQGNPTLLNDIYTEIFITEGGSGKVNNDHEIRQIEAASRRPATQDTPIKCNDIFKPLPGQDRHIKAALTKGVAGIGKTISVQKFILDWAEGKANKDIQFIFPLPFRELNLMRTKRCSLMELLQSFFMEMKESKMINYDECKVLFVFDGLDECRLPLDFQNNKTCFDVSESTSVDVLLTNLIKGNLLPSALLWTTSRPAAANQIPPECVDQVTEVRGFNDPQKEEYFRKRFSDENLASRIISHIKSSKSLYIMCHIPVFCWVSATVLERMLGEAESGEIPKTLTQMCTHFLIFQTKQSSKKYLGEDYIDHHWNTVMIMKLGKLAYQQLEKGNLIFYEEDLRECGIDVTEASVYSGVCTQIFREEKGLCQEKLFCFVHLSIQEFLAALYVFLTFKNSNVNLLSRGVNIKTMSGETPALFLHKSAVDKALQSMNGHLDLFLRFLLGLSLESNQTLLQGLLSQTESKSQSSEETAKYIKMKIKKNPSPERCINLFHCLNELNDISLVEEIQSYLSSGSLSKTELSPAQWSALVFVLLTSVEKQDVFDLRKYFRSEEGLLRLLPVVKATRTAILKDCNLTERCCKSLASALRSNSSSLRELDLSDNKLQDSGVKLLSDGLKNPGCKLKTLRLKSCGTTKIGCASLASALRSNSSHLRELDLSRNILGDSGLKLLSTVLEDPHCKLDILSLSGCGVTEEGCTSLASALRSNPSHLRELDLNNNQPGDSGVKLLSAVLENPQCKLQKLKLYNSKTTEEGCYYLSSALMTNPSHLRELDLGGNKLRDSGINHLSAALKEPQCQLETLRMVGCGVTEESCASLASALRSNPSHLRELDLTNNQPGDSGVKMLSAVLEDPLCKLERLSLKCCNLTEKCCGSLASALSSNSSSLRELHLSHNNLQDSGVKLLSAGLGNTHCKVEKLGLLCCWVTWEGCASLASALRSNPSHLRELDLQMNKPGDSGKKMLSDVLEDPLCKLEKLTV; encoded by the exons agacCAGTGTCTCCTgtacccagctgtgtgtccatgaagagtgacatGTCAATCGATCCTCCGTTTAACTTCAGTAAAGAACCATTGTCCAGTGAACAGTG GGTCCATCAGGAGAGACCAGCGTCTCCTGtaaccagctgtgtgtccatgaagagtgacatGTCAATCGATCCTCCATATAACTTCAGTAAAGAACCATTGTCCAGTGAACAGTG GGTCCATCAGGAGAGACCAGCGTCTCCTGTAACCAGCTGTGTGTCTATGAAGAGTGACCAGTCTATGGGACGATCAATCAACTTTTCCAGTGAACAGGG GGTCCATCAGGAGAGACCAGTGTCTCCTGTAACCAGCTGTGTGTCTATGAAGAGTGACCAGTCTATGGGACCACCAATCAACTTTTCCAGTGAACAAGG GATCCAACAAGAGAGACCAGTGTCTCCTGTACCCAGCTGTTTGTCTATGAAGAGTGACAAGTCTATGGACCTGCCAAAGAGGTTCAGTAATGAACCACTTATGTCAAATAAAAG GGTCCCTCCACTCCCTCAGCAGAGACAGGACTGTCCTCCTTCCTGCACTGTGTCCATGGAGCCATATGAAGGAGCGAATGTCTTTCCCGTAGATCAGAAAAT GCACCAAAATGTCAGTGCTGAGGCAGAAATCCAAGAGAAGCTCAAATCAACTCTGAAGAAGAGATTTCAGTGTGTTTTTGAGGGACTAGCACAGCAAGGAAACCCTACACTTCTCAATGACATCTACACAGAGATTTTCATCACTGAAGGTGGAAGTGGAAAGGTCAATAATGACCATGAGATAAGACAGATTGAGGCAGCATCCAGGAGACCAGCAACACAAGATACACCAATCAAATGTAATGACATCTTTAAACCCTTACCTGGACAAGACAGGCATATAAAAGCTGCGttgacaaagggagtcgctggcattggaaagACCATTTCCGTGCAGAAGTTTATTCTGGACTGGGCCGAAGGAAAAGCCAATAAGGATATTCAGTTCATATTTCCACTTCCTTTTCGTGAGCTGAATTTGATGAGGACGAAGAGATGCAGTTTGATGGAACTTTTACAATCTTTTTTCATGGAAATGAAAGAATCCAAAATGATTAACTATGATGAGTGCAAAGTCCTGTTTGtatttgatggtctggatgagtgtcGACTCCCTCTTGACTTCCAGAACAATAAGACCTGTTTTGATGTCTCAGAGTCAACCTCAGTTGATGTGCTGCTGACAAACCTTATTAAAGGGAATCTGTTACCCTCTGCGCTTCTCTGGACAACCtcccgacctgcagcagccaatcaGATCCCTCCTgagtgtgttgaccaggtgacagaggtacgagggttcaatgacccacagaaggaggagtacttcaggaagagattcagtgatgagaacctggccagcagaatcatctcacacattaaATCCTCAAAGAGTCTCTACATCATGTGCCACATACCAGTTTTCTGTTGGGTTTCAGCCACTGTTCTAGAGAGAATGTTGGGTGAAGCAGAGAGTGGAGAGATCCCCAAGACTCTGACTCAAATGTGCACACACTTCCTGATCTTTCAGACCAAACAGAGTAGTAAAAAGTATCTTGGAGAAGATTACATTGATCACCACTGGAATACAGTAATGATAATGAAACTGGGGAAACTGGCTTATCAACAGCTGGAAAAAGGTAATCTGATCTTCTACGAGGAAGACCTAAGAGAATGTGGCATTGATGTCACAGAAGCATCCGTGTACTCAGGAGTGTGCACACAGATCTTTAGAGAGGAGAAAGGGCTGTGCCAGGAGAAGTTATTCTGCTTTGTACATCTAAGCATTCAGGAGTTTTTAGCTGCTCTGTATGTGTTTCTCACATTCAAAAACAGCAATGTAAATCTTCTCTCTCGAGGTGTAAATATTAAGACAATGTCAGGAGAAACACCTGCATTGTTTCTACACAAAAGTGCAGTGGACAAGGCCTTACAAAGTATGAATGGACACCTGGACCTGTTCCTCCGtttccttctgggcctctcactggagtccaatcaaacTCTCTTACAAGGCTTACTGTCACAGACAGAAAGCAAGTCCCAAAGCAGTGAGGAAACAGCCAAGTACATAAAGATGAAGATCAAGAAGAATCCCTCTCCAGAAAGGTGCATCAActtgttccactgtctgaatgaactgaatgacatttctctagtggaggagatccaaagctaTCTGAGCTCAGGAAGTCTCTCAAAAACTGAactgtcacctgcacagtggtccGCTCTGGTCTTTGTTTTGCTGACTTCAGTGGAGAAGCAGGATGTTTTCGACCTGAGAAAGTATTTCAGATCAGAGGAGGGTCTTCTTAGGCTGCTACCAGTGGTCAAAGCCACCAGAACAGCAAT CCTGAAAGATTGTAACTTGACTGAAAGATGCTGTAAGTCTTTAGCTTCAGCTCTCAGATCGAACTCTTCTTcactgagagagctggacctgagtgaCAATAAACtgcaggattcaggagtgaagctgctctctgatgGATTGAAGAATCCAGGTTGTAAATTGAAGACACTGAG GCTGAAGAGCTGTGGTACCACAAAGAttggctgtgcttctctggctTCAGCTCTAAGGTCAAActcctcacacctgagagagctggatctgagcaGGAATATCCTTGGAGACTCTGGGCTAAAGCTGCTCTCTACTgtactggaggatccacactgtaAACTGGACATACTGAG cctTTCTGgttgtggagtcacagaggaggGTTGTACTTCTCTGgcttcagctctgaggtcaaacccctcacacctgagagaacTTGACCTGAACAACAACCaaccaggagactcaggagtgaagctgctctctgctgtccTGGAAAATCCACAGTGTAAATTGCAAAAACTGAA GCTGTATAACTCTAAAACCACAGAGGAAGGATGTTATTATCTGTCTTCAGCTCTGATgacaaacccctcacacctgagagagcttgaCCTAGGTGGAAATAAGTTAAGAGACTCAGGAATTAACCATCTCTCTGCTGCACTGAAGGAACCACAATGTCAACTGGAAACACTGAG GATGGtaggctgtggagtcacagaggagagctgtgcttctctggcttcagctctgaggtcaaacccctcacatctgagagagctggacctgaccAACAACCAACCAGGAGACTCAGGTGTGAAGATGCTCTCTGCTGTCCTGGAGGATCCACTCTGTAAACTGGAAAGACTTTC GCTGAAATGCTGTAACCTCACTGAGAAATGCTGTGGGTCTCTGGCCTCAGCTCTCAGCTCAAACTCCTCTAGTCTGAGAGAGCTGCACCTGAGTCACAATAACCTacaggattcaggagtgaagctgctctctgctggattGGGGAATACACACTGTAAAGTGGAAAAACTGGG gcTGTTATGTTGTTGGGTCACATGGGAAGGCTGTGCCTCTTTGgcttcagctctgaggtcaaacccctcacacctgagagagctagATCTACAAATGAATAAACCAGGAGACTCAGGGAAGAAGATGCTCTCTGATGTCTTGGAGGATCCACTCTGTAAACTGGAGAAACTTACTGTATAA
- the calub gene encoding calumenin-B — MELRPLVMCFALCVVYASSKPTIEKKGRVHHDDPLSNRDHEDAENFDYDHEAFLGQDEAKTFDQLTPEESKERLGMLVEHIDEDKDGYVSVEEMRKWIKHSQKRWIYDDVDRQWKGHDLNGDGLVSWEEYKNATYGYIMDDPDPEDGFSYRQMISRDERRFKMSDLDADLKANKEEFTAFLHPEEYDHMKDIVVLETMEDIDKNGDGFIDLEEYIGDMYNQEGDPSEPEWVRTEREQFTEFRDTNKDGRMDKEETKDWILPSDYDHAEAEAKHLVYESDNDKDGKLTKAEIVEKYDLFVGSQATDFGEALARHDEF; from the exons ATGGAGCTGCGGCCGTTGGTCATGTGCTTTGCGCTGTGCGTGGTCTATGCCTCTAGTAAACCCACCATCGAGAAAAAGGGCCGCGTCCACCATGACGACCCGCTTAGCAACCGCGACCATGAAGATGCAGAGAACTTTGATTACGACCACGAGGCGTTTCTAGGGCAGGATGAGGCCAAGACCTTCGATCAGCTCACACCAGAGGAGAGCAAGGAGAGACTTGG tatgTTGGTAGAGCATATAGATGAGGACAAGGATGGGTATGTGTCAGTAGAGGAGATGAGAAAGTGGATCAAACACAGTCAGAAGAGGTGGATCTATGATGACGTGGACCGCCAGTGGAAAGGTCATGACCTTAACGGAGATGGACTGGTGTCCTGGGAGGAGTACAAGAATGCTACATATGGATACATAATGG ATGATCCAGACCCAGAGGATGGCTTCAGctacagacagatgatttcacgCGATGAGAGGAGATTCAAAATGTCTGACCTGGATGCTGACCTGAAGGCCAATAAAGAGGAGTTTACAGCATTCCTCCATCCTGAGGAGTACGACCATATGAAGGATATAGTTGTACTG GAGACCATGGAGGACATTGATAAGAACGGAGACGGCTTTATAGACCTGGAGGAGTACATAG GTGACATGTATAACCAAGAGGGGGATCCGTCAGAGCCAGAGtgggtgaggacagagagagaacagtttactGAGTTCAGAGACACAAACAAAGATGGCCGCATGGACAAGGAGGAGACCAAAGACTGGATCCTGCCTTCAGACTATGACCACGCAGAGGCAGAAGCCAAACACTTGGTCTACGAGTCAGATAatgacaag GATGGCAAACTGACTAAGGCAGAGATCGTTGAGAAGTATGACCTCTTCGTTGGTAGCCAGGCTACTGACTTTGGAGAAGCCTTGGCAAGACACGATGAATTCTAA